In Helicobacteraceae bacterium, the DNA window AATATCGGTGCTTGAAGATCAATGCACAAACGCAAGCGCGTTTGCCAACTCCGCAAGGTTTAACCCAATAACGCTAATAAGCATAGTGTCGTGGGATCTTGGCACTACAGACTTTTTAACGGGAGCGGCTTGGCAGTATGACGACAACATTATTGTCCCTGTTAGTAGAAAGTCCAATTGCAATAGTTAGTATTGCTTAGGGTTTTCTTTCTTGCTTTTGTCGTTTTGATCCGCGCTTTTGCGGATCAAAATGGCGCTAACTTGACGCATAACGAGGGTTTGCTTTCAAGTAAAGGGATTTTGGCGTGGAAGGCTTTGCTTCACTATAAAGGCGAGGCGAGCGTAATCGGCGCTAAAAGCCCTTTTTTTATATCTCCAAAAGGATATAGCGATCCGATCGCCGAATTAAACCTTACGATCGAAGCGTTTAAGAGCGATCCAGATACGCAATGCAAATATCCCGCCCGTTTAGATTTCTTGCTTAATAATAAAATGGTCGATAAAAGCGATCTGCCGGCGGCAAATTGCGACGATTATCAAGAGTATCTACGAAAAGTCCCATTCGATCGCGTCTATCTTGTTTTCGCCGCCGAAGATCATAACGCCGCCGAATCTCAAATGGGACATACGATCCTAAAGATCGCTGGCGAAGATCAAAACGGCGTTACGAGAGAACATAGTTTTAGCTTTATGGCGCTTTTAGGAGAAAGCGGCAACTTTACGCGCTATATAAGAGCGATAGGTAGCGGAACGGAAGGCTCTTACGTTTTAGCGCCCTACTCAACCATAGTAGAAACCTATACGCAAAAAGAGAACAGATCGCTTTGGGAGTTTGAGCTAGTTTTATCAGAGGAAGCCAAAGATCGCCTAAGAAAACATCTATGGGAGTTAAAAGAAACTCCGATCAACTATCAATTTGTTACGCATAACTGCAATACGGCGATAGAGGCGATCTTAACCGCCGCAGACCAAAGTTTCATCGATAACGAGCGCCTTCTTTTCGCAACGCCGATCGAATATTTGCAACTATTAGAAAAGCGCGGGCTGATCAAGAGCGTATCCGTTTTGCCAAGCGCGATCGATAAAGCCTATTTTGCGCAAAACAAAGCGTTCTATCCGCTTGAGGCTCCAAGCGCGAGTAGAGTATCGATAGAGGGTTTTGACGGAGGCGTTAGGATTGGCGTTATGCCAAACTACCGCGATATTCGATCGGTTTCAAACGCCTCGCTAGTCGAGTTTGAAAATAAACTGATCGAGGTTATAGCGCGTTACGAAAACGACGAAATAAAAGCGGAAAATATAAACCTAATCGTTATGAAAACGATCTCCAATTTTAGCGTCGGAGGATCGAGCAAGATATTTAGGTTGGGTTTTGAGGAAAACGCGCAAAATAGGCTCTCTCCTTTTTTTGAGTGGGGGCGCGGTATTGGTCTTTCCTTGTTTGACGGCGCGGTAATCTATGTTATGCCAAGCGCCGGCTTCGCCTACGGCAAAAAGGCGAACGCTTTCGCGACAATCGAAACGGGGACGATTATTAGAGTTGGGGAAAGAGCAAAGTTTCTTGCGGACTATACATACTTTTGGGATTTGGACGAGGATTATCGAAGGTTTAACGGCGGATTAAACGCGCGTATTATTTATGCGCCTTCGCGAGAATACGATATAGGTTTGTCTTATTCAAAATGGTTTGATACGAGAGATAACGCGGATTATATTCGCGACTATGATCGCGATCGGATAGCGCTTAGCGTTAGCCTCTATTTTTGAAGCAAAGAGGCGAGCAATCTTGGTCGCGTTATAACAAGAAAGCGTTCCACTCTTTTTGCTTCGCCTCGTCGTAAAAACGCGAAGGGGTAATTAGCCGCGCCGCGATCAGACGATCTTTATATCTGTTTTCCACCTCAAGCCATCTTTTTTCTATATTGCGCGCGCCGCCGAAACTTTTTCGCGTCAAGCATATCTTTTTCAGTTCGGGCGCGCCGTCGATCGCGCTAAATATATCGCGCCATTTTGTTACATGGCAATCAATGATTTTATCCTCAAAACCGCTTAAATAATCTAAACCGATCTCCTCTATCAGATCGATAAAATCTATCTTATGTCTGGCGCAAAAATCCAGTTTCGCGCTTTTATCGGCGTTTTTTAGCGAACCCTCGCCAAACGCCGACGGCAAAATCCGCCACAGATGATTTTGCGCCCGCCCGTAAAAGAAGTCGGCGCTATTATTCGCGACGTCGGGATTAAAGGTCCCGATTATCAGCGTTTGCGTCCGCGCCGACACGCGTAGATCGTAAAACTTATGACGAATTGGCATAGCGCCTCCCAATTTTCAAACTATAGTGGTTATACTCCCAAAAACCTTTGAAAGTCAAACGTGAGCTGTTCGCTAAGCATAAAAAATCTCGCGCTTTGGCGCGGCGAAACCTTGTTGTGCGAGTCAATCGATCTAAGTCTCGCGCATAAAGAGAAGATCGCCGTGATCGGACACAACGGAAGCGGCAAAACCACGTTGCTAGAGACAATCGCCGGTCTTTGCCCGCTTAAACGCGGCGAGATCAAGGTTTTTGACCAAGACGCGATCGATCTAAAAAATATAGGCTATCTCTTGCAAGATAGCGACGATCATTTTCTAGCGCCGATCGTCGAGGACGACGTCGCGTTTTCGCTTCTTGCGCGAGGGAGCGATCGCAAAGGCGCCGCCGAAAAAACCGCCGAGATTTTATCTCTGCTTGGCATAGAGCGTCTGGCAAAAAAAATCGTCTATCATCTAAGCGGCGGAGAGAAAAAACTTGTCGCGCTCGCGGGCGTTTTGATAGCCGAACCCAAGTTGCTACTTCTGGACGAGCCGACGAGCGCGCTTGATTACGTCGCGCAGTTAAACGTAGTCGAGATACTGAAAAATCTGGATATTAGCATGATAATCGTTTCGCACGATCGGGAGTTTTTGGAGTCGATCGCGCATAGATTTTACGCGCTAACGCCGCGCGAATTAAAGCCAATTGACGACTACAAAGCGTTTATCACCCATAGCCACGACGGATTGCCGCCGCATATTCATTCGCGAGCGCAAATATAGCCGCCAAATTGACTGCGCCAACGCATACGCTTTTCAAAAACCGCGTTTATCCGTAGTTGAGACGCGCTTTATCATACACTTACGCATAAGCGGACAATTGACTATCGGAGCTTTTATTCTCCGCAGGATCGTTCGCGCCGTTTTGCTCTAACAGATCAAGAATATTCTGGTATATTGGCAAAAAGCGTTGCTCCCGCGACGGATCAAAGGCTGACGCTTTCAACATAGCCTCAATCGTTCGGCTGACGCAGGCTTTGAATTCGTCGGGGTCGTTGTATTTTTGTAGATATTTGTCCGAATTTGAAAAAACTTCATTATACGCTTTCACAAAATACGCGTGCGCGTATGCTTCCGACTTGCCCGCGCAAGCGGCGCGCGTCGTCTCCTGCGCTATATCTGTTATCGCGTCGGCATAGATCGACATAATCGCGCCTCCTTGCTCTTTGACGCTTCCCCTCGGAAAGACGATCGATAGAGTTCGTTATTGTCCCTTGAAGTCCTTTAGTTAGCGACAGAAAAGGTCGTCGGCATTAGTTTAGATTGATTAACGGCGCTAAGAAAAGCATACGGATAGAGATTGAAACAGACCCGACCATCATACTTATCTAATTCGGTTTTAGAATACAAGCAATAATTGCTCCTAGACGATCAATAATTTAATGAATAGTTTGATTAAGATTAAAGACCATTTTGGCGGCGCGGGTTTGCAAACAAAAACTCTGTTATATTTCCGACAGAGCTTAAATGCGCCGCCGAGAAAAGCCGTTTTGCCCTTTAGCGCCGCCGCCTTAGAAACGGCGAGGGCGTAAATTAAATCTAGCTAAAATGCGTCCATATCAACGTTAAGGATCACAATGAAATCGCTGCTTACGGTTTTATTCTCGCTGGCGACGCTAAACGCGGTTGGCGGCGCGGTCAAAGCAAGCGCGGCGGACTCCTTCAAAGAAGTCGAATTAAAGGTCAGAAAGATCACGCTGTTTTCAAGCGGCGTCGGGTTTTACGAACTTGGCGGCGAGATTAACGGCGCGAGCAAGATCGTTCTGCCGTTTGATCTAGCGCAGATGAACGACGCGCTAAAGTCGCTGACGGTTTATGATTCGGCGAGCGTCTCGCCGTTTGTCAATTATCCAAGCGAGGAGACGATCAAGCGCACGCTTGAAAGCCTGCGGATTAACCTCGCTAACGAGCCTAGCGTGGAAGGCATTCTTTCTAGTCTCAAGGGCGAGATTGTCGAGATTGTCGCCTCAAAGAAAATCAGGGGCAAGATTGTCGGCGTTCAGACGAGACAAAACGCTAAAGACGGCGCGAGTTTCACGGAAAGCGTCGTTACGCTTTTTAGCGACGGCGAGCTTAAACAGATCGCCGTAAAAGAGATCGAAAGCTATCGTTTTGTCAATCACAAAATCAACGAAGAGTTTGAAAAGGCGTTGCTGTTTTTGGCAAACGCCAACGACGGTAGCAGGCGAACGCTCAATCTTTATCTTGACGGCGCAAAAAAACGCGAGGCGCTAGTTAGTTTCGTGATCGCCGCGCCCGTTTGGAAGGCGAACTACCGCCTCGATCTAAGCGGCAAAAAGCCGTTTTTGCAAGGCTGGGCGATTATCGACAACGCGAGCGACGTCGATTGGGAGAACGTTACGCTCTCGCTCGCGGTCGGTCGTCCGGTCAGCTTTACGCAACCTTACTACGCGCCGTTTTATACGAGCCGCCCCCAACTGCCGCTATCGATCGCGGGCTTTGCGAGCGCGAATACCTACGAAGGCGGCGTCGCGCCGGTCGCGGACATAGAAGATGAATACGATTCCTTACGAGAGCGGCGGATAGCCTACCCCTCCGCCGCCCCCGTTTCGAGGTCTCTCGCATACGAGGAGCGCAACCAAGAGCCGATGAAAAATTACGCGACCGCGACCGCGCAAGCCGTAGGAGAACAGGTCGTCTATACGCTAAAAAATAAAATTTCGCTCGCAAGACGGCAAAGCGCCATGGCGCCGCTTACGCAGGGCGAAATCGAAGCCAAAAAGATTCTGATCTATAACGCCGCCAAAGGGCGCCATCCCGCGCTTGGAATCGAACTGATCAACACGCTGGATTCAAAGCTGCCGGCGGGCGCGATCACCATTTACGACGAGGGCGTTTATGCGGGCGACGCGCTGCTAGAGTTCCTTCCGCTGAACGAGAAGCGGCTGATCAACTACGGCGACGATCTAAGCGTGCGCGGGATTATCAACCAAAGGACCGCGGATACGATCGATAGCGTAAAAATATCCAAAGGCGTAATCACGATCGCCACAAAACGCCTATATACCGGCGAATACGTCTTCAAAAACAGCGCGGGGACTGAGAAAACGCTGGTTGTTGAACATCCGATCACGCGCGAAGCCAAGCTGATCTCGCCTAGCAAATACGGCGAAAAAACCGAATCGCTATATCGCTTTAACGTTAATCTGCCCGCCGACAAAGAGACGATTTTCGCGGTTAAAGAGGAGCGCGTCTTTAGCTCCGCCGCCGTTATTACGGGGCAGCCGTTTAGCTCGCTGATCGCTTACAGCTCTAACGCCTCGTATCCCGCTAAAGTCCGCGACGCGCTGAAAAAAGCCGAACCGCTCTTTGCCGAGTTGGAGCGGCAAACAACGCGCTTGCGCGAGGCGAATACGAACCTTGAGCGCAAGATTAAGGATCAAGATCGCATACGATCAAATCTGGAAGCCGTGGGAGCGGAGAGCGCGCAGGGTAAAAGCTATACGACGCGGCTTGTCGATCTAGACAAGGAGATTGCCGAAATCAACGAGGAGATCGACGCGGCGACAAAGGATCGCGACAGAGCGCAAAAAGCCTACGACGACTATATAGCAAATCTTGACGTATAATCGGCGTTAAAAACGTTCCGTTGGCGGATTGGGTTTATAACCCCCGCCGCGCGATCCGCGCTTTTCCGCGATAAAACCGATAACCTCGGCGCGTAACGCGAAAAAGGCGTTAATTGCGCGTCGAGCGTTCTCCTTCTAAAACGCGCGACGCTTGCTTTCGCGCGCTCTTAAATCGCCCGTTTAGGGTCGTTTAATAATTATTCAAAGCGCGATCATTATAAGCGTCGTTTGGGCTGATTTTAAGCGCTTGAATATAATCGGCGATCGTTTTAGAATAATCGCTTAGATTTTTACAAGTAGTTTAGCGATTAGCGCGTTTTGAATCGATCCCAATCGCGTAGGTTTAATCGGCGATCGCTTTAGCGCGGTCGCTCAAATTATCGTAAGAAAGTCCGCGATTATTATAAAACTCGGCGTTGTTTGAGTTTTCTTAAATAGCGATCGAATAGCGTTAAATCGCCTCTTGG includes these proteins:
- a CDS encoding DUF4105 domain-containing protein, with amino-acid sequence MTHNEGLLSSKGILAWKALLHYKGEASVIGAKSPFFISPKGYSDPIAELNLTIEAFKSDPDTQCKYPARLDFLLNNKMVDKSDLPAANCDDYQEYLRKVPFDRVYLVFAAEDHNAAESQMGHTILKIAGEDQNGVTREHSFSFMALLGESGNFTRYIRAIGSGTEGSYVLAPYSTIVETYTQKENRSLWEFELVLSEEAKDRLRKHLWELKETPINYQFVTHNCNTAIEAILTAADQSFIDNERLLFATPIEYLQLLEKRGLIKSVSVLPSAIDKAYFAQNKAFYPLEAPSASRVSIEGFDGGVRIGVMPNYRDIRSVSNASLVEFENKLIEVIARYENDEIKAENINLIVMKTISNFSVGGSSKIFRLGFEENAQNRLSPFFEWGRGIGLSLFDGAVIYVMPSAGFAYGKKANAFATIETGTIIRVGERAKFLADYTYFWDLDEDYRRFNGGLNARIIYAPSREYDIGLSYSKWFDTRDNADYIRDYDRDRIALSVSLYF
- a CDS encoding energy-coupling factor ABC transporter ATP-binding protein, encoding MSCSLSIKNLALWRGETLLCESIDLSLAHKEKIAVIGHNGSGKTTLLETIAGLCPLKRGEIKVFDQDAIDLKNIGYLLQDSDDHFLAPIVEDDVAFSLLARGSDRKGAAEKTAEILSLLGIERLAKKIVYHLSGGEKKLVALAGVLIAEPKLLLLDEPTSALDYVAQLNVVEILKNLDISMIIVSHDREFLESIAHRFYALTPRELKPIDDYKAFITHSHDGLPPHIHSRAQI